The Setaria viridis chromosome 6, Setaria_viridis_v4.0, whole genome shotgun sequence genome contains a region encoding:
- the LOC117861408 gene encoding receptor like protein 24 isoform X2: MMGPDHFSFMGPRIMKFYGEIPPSIFSLPILNRLDLSFNQLSGPLQGFDKAGPQLETVRFKNNELSGFIPKAIFQLTSLVCIDVSSNNLIGSVDLAHFRRLTYLAVLNLSYNKLHVMASEDNNPVETSYLAGLRELRLVSCKITQFPRFLRHVDHISYLDLSCNKISGDIPNWIWETTWNVRQLNLSHNMFTGMQLSSYVVPFNTLIEALDLSFNRLSGMIPMPKLSGLILDYSNNMFSSLLPNWTSYLRDTIYLSMSKNNIHGHVSPSICNATYLLDVLDLSYNYFNGPIPHCFIENIPFGVLNLRQNRLEGMLPSNITTRCSLQTIDLHGNKIEGRLPRGLSNCTYLEVIDFGSNKIADAFPSWLRGLPKLSVLVLRSNQMYGTIGDIVGDTKCEECFPSLQIIDLASNNFSGTLRPQWFKQLKSMMAEFNSSGKTLETLSTISVSDREHSYQYSVEIMYKGADMPFGRMLTTVTAIDFSKNSLEGTIPETFGSLVSLRVLSLSHNAFTGKIPAQLGSMTDLESLDLSCNQLSGDIPQELTDLTFLGSLNLSYNHLVGKIPQSRQFSTFDSSSFEGNAGLCGLQLPKFPCGSSPHSPGVAHGDKSSRHIDVVLFLFVGLGFGVGFAAAIVVKWDRFGRCFYCNCKSLAYLITTRR, from the exons ATGATGGGTCCGGATCATTTCAGCTTCATGGGTCCTAGGATTATGAAATTCTATG GGGAGATTCCACCATCTATTTTCAGTCTTCCTATATTAAATCGCCTTGATCTCTCTTTCAACCAGCTTTCTGGCCCTTTACAAGGCTTTGACAAGGCAGGTCCACAGTTGGAGACCGTGAGGTTCAAGAACAATGAATTGTCAGGTTTTATTCCCAAAGCCATCTTTCAACTAACAAGTTTAGTATGTATAGATGTTAGCTCAAACAACTTGATAGGTTCCGTGGACCTTGCACATTTTCGGAGATTAACTTACCTCGCTGTTTTGAATCTTTCCTACAATAAGTTGCATGTCATGGCCTCAGAAGATAATAATCCAGTGGAAACCAGCTATTTGGCTGGACTACGAGAATTAAGGCTCGTATCTTGCAAGATAACTCAGTTTCCAAGATTTTTGAGGCATGTTGACCATATATCGTATTTGGATCTTTCATGTAATAAAATCAGTGGGGATATACCAAATTGGATCTGGGAGACGACATGGAATGTTAGGCAATTGAATCTTTCACATAACATGTTCACAGGCATGCAACTTAGTTCGTATGTTGTCCCTTTCAATACACTAATCGAAGCGCTTGATCTTAGTTTCAATAGACTTTCAGGGATGATCCCTATGCCAAAATTATCAGGACTAATCTTGGATTATTCCAACAACATGTTCTCTTCCCTTCTGCCAAACTGGACCTCCTATCTTCGGGACACCATTTATCTCAGCATGTCCAAAAATAATATACACGGTCATGTATCTCCCTCAATTTGCAATGCCACATACCTACTTGATGTCCTTGATCTATCATATAACTACTTTAATGGCCCGATTCCACATTGTTTTATAGAAAATATCCCCTTCGGTGTTTTAAATTTGAGGCAGAATCGCTTGGAAGGGATGCTGCCTTCCAATATAACAACAAGATGTTCTTTACAGACGATAGATTTACATGGCAATAAGATCGAAGGGAGGCTTCCTAGGGGCCTTTCTAACTGTACATACTTGGAGGTTATAGACTTTGGAAGCAACAAAATAGCTGATGCTTTTCCTTCTTGGTTGAGGGGGCTTCCCAAGCTTTCTGTACTCGTCCTGAGATCAAACCAAATGTATGGCACCATAGGTGATATTGTTGGGGACACAAAATGTGAGGAATGTTTCCCTAGCTTGCAAATTATCGATCTTGCCTCAAACAACTTCTCTGGTACTTTGAGGCCACAATGGTTCAAGCAGTTAAAGTCAATGATGGCAGAGTTTAATAGTTCTGGGAAAACTCTCGAAACTCTAAGCACTATAAGTGTCAGTGACAGAGAACATTCATATCAATATTCTGTTGAGATCATGTACAAGGGGGCAGATATGCCATTTGGAAGGATGCTGACTACCGTAACAGCAATTGACTTCTCAAAAAATAGTTTGGAGGGTACTATTCCTGAAACATTTGGAAGCCTTGTATCACTACGCGTACTGAGTCTGTCACACAATGCCTTCACTGGAAAAATTCCAGCCCAACTTGGAAGCATGACTGATTTGGAGTCACTAGACCTGTCCTGCAACCAACTCTCAGGGGACATTCCACAAGAGCTAACTGATCTCACCTTTCTTGGCTCCCTAAACTTGTCATACAATCACTTGGTGGGGAAGATACCGCAGTCACGTCAGTTCTCTACATTTGACAGCAGCTCATTTGAAGGGAATGCTGGATTGTGTGGGCTGCAATTGCCAAAATTTCCTTGTGGTAGTTCACCTCACTCTCCAGGTGTGGCACATGGGGACAAGTCATCTCGTCATATTGATGTGGTTTTGTTTCTCTTCGTCGGGCTTGGCTTCGGCGTTGGCTTTGCAGCTGCTATTGTGGTCAAATGGGACCGGTTTGGCAGATGTTTCTATTGCAACTGCAAGAGTCTCGCGTACTTGATCACCACTAGAaggtga